A genomic window from Terrisporobacter glycolicus ATCC 14880 = DSM 1288 includes:
- a CDS encoding endonuclease/exonuclease/phosphatase family protein: MQINYYRIEDDQSLEITNNKKEIIKTGKNYSAVTYNIGFGAYDQDYSFFMDTGEMEDGTAVVGEHSRAVSKENALKNTNGSIETVKKLSPDFALLQEVDVNATRSYNINQKESFEKKLPNYSSIFALNFHAPYMLYPFNEPHGSVEAGLLTMSKYKATSATRKSYPVDESFFTKFFDLDRCFTISRYPVENNKELVLINNHMSAYDKGGTIRARQLKLLNKIMEEEYKKGNYVIVGGDFNHALGETVDAFESKQQIPDWVFKLNDKDIVEGMSVVNALNNTEVPTCRSCDIPYEKGVNYTSVLDGFIVSDNIEARAENINEDFIYSDHNPVKLTFKLK; this comes from the coding sequence ATGCAAATTAATTACTATAGAATAGAAGACGACCAATCCTTAGAAATAACCAACAATAAAAAAGAAATCATAAAAACAGGTAAAAATTACTCTGCTGTTACATATAACATTGGCTTTGGAGCCTATGATCAAGATTATTCCTTTTTTATGGATACTGGAGAAATGGAAGATGGGACTGCTGTTGTTGGAGAACATTCAAGAGCAGTAAGCAAAGAAAATGCTTTAAAAAACACTAATGGGTCCATAGAAACAGTAAAAAAACTTTCACCAGATTTTGCATTACTACAAGAAGTAGATGTGAATGCAACTCGTAGTTATAATATAAATCAAAAGGAAAGTTTTGAGAAAAAACTTCCAAATTACTCAAGCATATTTGCATTGAATTTTCATGCACCATATATGTTATATCCTTTTAATGAGCCCCATGGAAGTGTGGAGGCAGGACTGCTTACCATGTCAAAATACAAGGCCACATCAGCAACAAGAAAAAGTTATCCAGTAGATGAAAGCTTTTTTACTAAATTCTTCGACTTGGACCGTTGCTTTACAATATCACGTTACCCAGTGGAAAACAATAAGGAACTAGTTCTTATAAACAATCATATGTCTGCTTATGACAAAGGTGGTACTATAAGAGCACGCCAGCTAAAATTGCTTAACAAAATCATGGAAGAAGAATATAAAAAAGGAAACTATGTAATTGTTGGGGGAGATTTTAATCACGCTTTAGGAGAAACTGTAGATGCATTTGAAAGTAAACAGCAAATTCCAGACTGGGTATTTAAGTTAAATGACAAGGATATTGTAGAAGGAATGAGTGTTGTAAACGCTTTAAATAATACAGAAGTTCCAACTTGTAGAAGCTGCGATATTCCTTATGAAAAAGGTGTTAACTATACTTCAGTTTTAGATGGGTTTATTGTATCTGACAATATTGAAGCTAGGGCAGAAAATATAAATGAAGACTTTATATATAGTGATCATAATCCTGTTAAATTAACATTTAAACTAAAATAG
- a CDS encoding phage replisome organizer N-terminal domain-containing protein, with protein sequence MAKTYFWLKIQEDFYRQKEIKILRQMERGATYIIIYQKMLIHSLKNGNKLFYDNLKDSFEEELALIIDEEVEDVKATLDFLKRANLIDSITEEEYVLAQVEELTGGESEGAKRVRKHRENKKAELNNDKITDETFCNKNVTLDIDIDKELEKEKELDKDLDKDLGQNSNAKNHKKSKKHNKKNSKSKCVSRSVDENLGKISKLYEDNIGPIYPANTQYFIEISEKIHWTLFNRAIEICIDKSNTTPGYLKGIIRKWDEQKIYTLDALKAKDMEQLNKNSSKNKLKYNTCEEEKIDENLIREMKELEKKLGVS encoded by the coding sequence ATGGCGAAAACATATTTTTGGTTGAAAATACAAGAAGATTTTTACAGACAAAAGGAAATAAAAATACTAAGACAAATGGAAAGAGGAGCTACTTATATTATTATTTATCAAAAAATGCTTATACACTCTTTGAAAAATGGAAATAAACTTTTCTATGATAATTTAAAGGATAGTTTTGAGGAAGAGTTGGCATTAATTATAGATGAAGAAGTGGAAGATGTTAAAGCTACTTTGGATTTTTTGAAAAGAGCAAATCTTATTGATTCTATAACAGAGGAAGAGTATGTTTTGGCACAAGTTGAAGAGTTAACTGGTGGTGAAAGTGAGGGAGCTAAACGTGTGAGAAAGCATAGAGAAAACAAAAAAGCAGAGTTAAATAATGATAAAATTACAGATGAAACTTTTTGTAACAAAAATGTAACGCTAGATATAGATATAGATAAAGAGTTAGAGAAAGAGAAAGAATTAGATAAAGACCTAGATAAAGATTTAGGGCAAAATTCAAATGCAAAAAATCACAAGAAATCGAAAAAACACAACAAGAAAAATTCCAAAAGCAAGTGTGTTAGTAGGTCTGTAGACGAAAATTTGGGGAAAATAAGCAAGCTTTATGAGGACAACATAGGGCCTATTTATCCTGCAAATACTCAGTATTTCATTGAAATTTCAGAGAAAATCCACTGGACCTTGTTTAATCGAGCCATAGAAATTTGCATAGACAAAAGCAACACCACACCAGGCTATTTGAAGGGCATAATCAGAAAATGGGATGAGCAAAAGATTTACACACTGGATGCACTAAAAGCAAAGGACATGGAACAACTTAACAAAAATTCCAGCAAAAATAAACTAAAATACAACACCTGTGAGGAGGAGAAAATAGACGAAAATCTCATAAGGGAGATGAAAGAGCTGGAGAAGAAACTGGGTGTTAGTTAG
- a CDS encoding ABC transporter ATP-binding protein, translated as MDYALKVENLCKVYENTDFKLDNVTFNIPKGSILGFVGKNGAGKSTTINSILNIIKKDSGTVKFFGCHMTDDATSIREDIGVVFDCVNFNQDLTAKNLEKILSDIYKNWDKDLFFSYLEKFKIPSDKKIKTFSRGMTMKFSISIALSHKARFLILDEATAGLDPVVREEILDTFLDFVEDENNSILISSHISSDLEKIADYIVIIDNGKIILTESKDALIYDYGIARMKRNDFDKLDKSEYISYRQRGLQIEALISDKVSFSKKYPNVTLDVTSIDEILPLITKGEQT; from the coding sequence ATGGATTACGCTTTAAAAGTTGAAAATCTTTGTAAGGTTTATGAAAATACAGATTTCAAATTAGATAATGTAACTTTTAATATACCTAAAGGTTCTATATTAGGGTTTGTAGGAAAAAATGGTGCTGGAAAAAGCACCACAATCAATTCAATTTTAAATATTATAAAAAAGGATAGTGGAACAGTAAAATTTTTCGGTTGTCATATGACTGATGATGCCACTTCTATTAGAGAAGACATTGGAGTTGTCTTCGATTGTGTTAATTTTAACCAAGATTTAACGGCGAAGAATTTGGAAAAGATTTTGTCAGATATCTATAAAAATTGGGATAAAGATTTATTTTTTTCTTATCTTGAAAAATTCAAAATTCCCAGTGATAAAAAAATAAAAACATTTTCTCGTGGTATGACTATGAAATTTTCAATCAGTATTGCTCTTTCTCATAAAGCGCGCTTTCTAATTTTAGATGAAGCTACTGCCGGTCTTGATCCTGTTGTAAGAGAGGAAATTTTAGACACATTTTTAGATTTTGTGGAAGATGAGAACAACTCTATTTTAATATCATCTCATATATCCAGTGACCTTGAAAAAATTGCTGATTATATTGTGATTATTGATAATGGTAAAATTATTTTAACAGAAAGCAAAGATGCTTTAATTTATGATTATGGTATTGCCCGCATGAAACGAAATGATTTTGATAAACTTGATAAATCTGAATATATTTCTTATAGACAAAGAGGCTTACAGATTGAGGCTTTAATTTCAGATAAAGTTAGTTTTTCAAAAAAATATCCTAATGTTACTTTAGATGTAACAAGCATTGATGAAATTCTACCACTTATTACAAAAGGAGAACAAACATAA
- a CDS encoding antA/AntB antirepressor family protein yields MEGKLENLIPISITEESDVLISARDLHDFLEIKTNFRIWYPRMIDYGFVEKEDYQKVYEKTNTLGGQQTVVDYMMNVDMAKEIAVIHRSEKGREARTYFIKVEKKFKAAQVALRSLLEITENNFKNSTTFPAYNNELNFNNENIYKVEEKPGNLKTNFRDTSKLYGIRENLFVNWLLLNNYCYRDKKGIIKPYAKVMEYFYLKEFTTENGHSGMQTLINPKGREFFRNLLIDEKIIKEEIKLLE; encoded by the coding sequence ATGGAAGGAAAATTGGAAAACTTAATACCCATAAGTATTACTGAGGAAAGTGACGTACTAATAAGTGCTAGAGACTTACACGATTTTTTAGAAATAAAAACAAACTTTAGAATTTGGTACCCTAGGATGATTGACTATGGATTTGTGGAAAAGGAAGATTACCAGAAGGTCTACGAAAAAACAAATACCCTGGGAGGACAGCAAACTGTGGTGGATTATATGATGAATGTGGATATGGCAAAGGAAATAGCAGTGATTCATCGCAGTGAAAAAGGTAGGGAGGCAAGGACTTATTTTATAAAAGTGGAGAAAAAGTTTAAAGCTGCTCAAGTGGCTCTTAGGAGTTTGCTAGAAATTACTGAAAACAACTTCAAAAACTCCACAACTTTTCCAGCTTATAATAATGAGCTAAATTTTAATAATGAAAACATTTATAAAGTTGAAGAAAAACCAGGAAATCTAAAGACTAATTTTAGAGATACATCAAAACTTTATGGCATTAGAGAAAACTTATTTGTAAATTGGTTACTACTTAATAATTATTGTTATCGTGATAAAAAAGGAATTATAAAACCTTATGCAAAGGTTATGGAATATTTTTATTTGAAAGAATTTACAACGGAAAATGGACATAGTGGAATGCAAACATTGATCAATCCCAAGGGAAGAGAATTTTTTAGAAATTTATTAATTGATGAAAAAATAATAAAAGAAGAAATTAAATTATTAGAATGA
- a CDS encoding DUF2922 domain-containing protein, which yields MNEKKLIMTFKNALGNSFSITVEDPREDLEEQDIIDAMNLIKDKNIFQPNGYDIAACVSAKVVDSATTEYDLEV from the coding sequence ATGAATGAAAAGAAACTTATAATGACTTTTAAAAATGCTTTAGGTAATAGCTTTTCCATCACTGTGGAGGATCCAAGAGAAGACTTGGAAGAACAAGATATAATAGACGCTATGAATTTGATCAAAGATAAGAATATCTTCCAACCAAATGGATATGACATAGCTGCTTGTGTATCTGCCAAAGTAGTTGATAGCGCAACTACTGAATACGACTTAGAAGTCTAG
- a CDS encoding DUF1835 domain-containing protein, translated as MIEVLFGESEAASMEAAIEEGVISGSTDKVICLALMLDIGDIRENIDSPYRDELIFDMYAQNVYDYTEESLEEVKQIGRKYIKEHDKLIKYALEGESIRIWYSNAPYAMSGFYYVCNILKDISNEIFTVKLPEYIQIQDAVMAYEKWGEVIPEKFGELIKYEKKMSKIEKIMFANNWLELVEDNSPLRAVVNGRLIGVPIDFYDHLIYKHLKFKHIKEVGLIGEILGYYPLGVEDWWYASRIDYMIDNNKIRIVEDSDNKYERTISNI; from the coding sequence ATGATAGAAGTTTTATTTGGAGAAAGTGAAGCAGCATCGATGGAAGCAGCAATAGAAGAAGGAGTTATTTCAGGAAGCACCGATAAAGTTATTTGTCTTGCTTTAATGTTAGATATTGGTGATATTAGAGAAAATATAGATAGCCCTTATAGAGATGAACTTATTTTTGATATGTATGCACAAAATGTTTACGATTATACTGAAGAAAGCTTAGAAGAAGTTAAACAGATAGGAAGAAAATATATAAAAGAACATGATAAGCTTATAAAGTATGCATTAGAAGGAGAGTCCATTAGAATTTGGTACAGCAATGCTCCATATGCTATGAGTGGTTTTTATTACGTATGTAATATATTAAAAGATATTTCCAATGAAATATTTACTGTAAAGTTACCTGAGTATATACAAATACAGGATGCGGTTATGGCATATGAAAAATGGGGAGAAGTTATACCTGAAAAATTTGGTGAACTTATTAAATATGAAAAAAAGATGTCCAAAATAGAAAAAATAATGTTTGCTAATAACTGGTTAGAGCTTGTAGAAGACAACAGCCCTTTGAGAGCAGTAGTAAATGGGCGTTTGATAGGAGTTCCAATAGATTTTTATGATCACTTAATTTACAAACATCTTAAGTTTAAACATATAAAAGAAGTTGGATTAATTGGTGAAATCTTAGGGTACTATCCATTAGGTGTTGAGGATTGGTGGTATGCATCAAGAATTGATTATATGATAGACAATAACAAAATTAGAATAGTAGAAGATTCTGATAACAAATATGAAAGAACAATTTCAAATATTTAG
- a CDS encoding YvrJ family protein yields the protein MADLQSLIANLGFPIAISLYLLVRIEGKLQALTDSISDLSHNITNMTNK from the coding sequence ATGGCTGATTTACAATCTCTCATAGCTAACCTTGGTTTTCCCATAGCAATTTCTCTCTATTTGTTAGTTAGAATTGAAGGGAAACTTCAAGCTCTGACAGATAGTATAAGCGATCTGTCTCACAATATTACTAATATGACCAATAAATAA
- a CDS encoding Mor transcription activator family protein has product MNILIDDIPVNLQQMVDIIGMDNLIELSKIYGGASIYIPMHKTLLIRERNRKIVKEFNGVNGEILRRKYNISYAQLRNLVQDK; this is encoded by the coding sequence ATGAACATATTAATAGACGATATTCCAGTAAACTTACAACAAATGGTAGATATAATAGGCATGGACAACCTTATAGAGTTGTCAAAAATATATGGAGGTGCAAGTATATATATTCCAATGCACAAGACTTTGCTTATACGTGAGAGAAACAGAAAAATAGTTAAGGAGTTTAATGGAGTAAATGGGGAAATCTTAAGAAGAAAATATAATATTTCTTATGCTCAGTTGAGAAATTTAGTTCAAGATAAATAG
- a CDS encoding ATP-binding protein, translating to MNKNLLQRVKKLMENGNCTKDNYNCAKCRDLGYIFVTKEKSSDVAVPCSCLAEKEAFEKLEKCGLSEAFKKKTFANYVCENPYQIKAKHQVMKFCCDFSNNNSSLLICGRPGVGKTHLGIAAMLKLISDNITCKYVEYNNMIVNLKQSIMDEENHLREMEKYINPRVLFMDDFLKGKSTATDLNYIYRIINTRYLKQKPLIISTEKSLEEILDFDEAVGSRIIEMAGENVVLFGKDSNNHRLRNLSK from the coding sequence ATGAATAAAAATTTGCTGCAAAGAGTGAAAAAACTTATGGAAAATGGCAATTGTACTAAAGACAACTACAACTGTGCAAAATGCAGAGATTTGGGATATATTTTTGTGACAAAGGAGAAAAGCAGTGATGTAGCTGTGCCTTGTTCCTGTTTAGCTGAAAAAGAAGCTTTTGAAAAACTGGAAAAATGCGGCCTAAGTGAAGCCTTTAAGAAAAAGACTTTTGCAAACTACGTCTGTGAAAATCCCTACCAAATAAAAGCCAAACATCAAGTAATGAAATTTTGCTGCGACTTTTCTAATAATAACTCATCTTTGTTAATCTGTGGAAGACCAGGTGTGGGGAAAACTCATTTGGGTATAGCAGCCATGCTAAAGCTTATAAGTGACAATATTACTTGCAAGTATGTGGAGTACAACAACATGATTGTAAATTTGAAGCAAAGTATTATGGATGAGGAAAATCACCTGAGAGAAATGGAAAAATACATAAATCCTAGAGTGCTTTTTATGGATGATTTTTTAAAAGGAAAGTCCACAGCCACAGATCTTAATTATATTTACAGAATAATAAACACCAGATATTTGAAACAAAAGCCTTTAATAATTTCCACAGAGAAAAGTCTGGAAGAAATTCTTGATTTTGATGAAGCAGTGGGAAGTAGAATAATAGAAATGGCAGGAGAAAATGTGGTGCTCTTTGGAAAAGATAGTAACAATCATAGATTGAGAAATCTTTCGAAATAA
- a CDS encoding helix-turn-helix domain-containing protein has product MKFDFRKRRRALGYSIKNLSKKSGVSESTIKNIESNKRIARKETFELLTKALNWTIDYDQYREYIGSINKKHIKNEQICESNEEIDNKIKLEKANELYKANKYEEALNIYLSFSNIFEEDGNYLFTCALLYQLLNEYEKSIEYCDKLRNYKKYKFYALILKGECLGQLGRNREALKTFEKALEVKNNGGINYYNYPFDEISNNLRDSIEYYHKYIEILPDLTCGHSNIAICYAKQFKEKKDINHFIKSIEHKDNSYEVLSNIFMDLDIAEKTEELKFYYNEFFRVHCDKIFDKKNLKKDITYVGYTTLVSQVGSLDYPTMVKVYANKNQYLDHMEKIKEHISFVQYKDKSIYFTSDYVKVNVARMEKNTLIEIVFGEFDILEVNAYVKDLDKFKELYEKYNQFRIQLECEGHIFAMDCLNNISFK; this is encoded by the coding sequence ATGAAGTTTGATTTTAGGAAAAGAAGAAGAGCACTAGGATATTCCATAAAAAATCTGTCTAAGAAATCTGGAGTATCTGAGAGTACTATAAAAAATATAGAAAGCAATAAGCGTATTGCCAGGAAAGAAACTTTTGAACTGCTTACTAAAGCCTTAAATTGGACAATTGATTATGATCAATACCGTGAATACATAGGCTCTATAAATAAAAAGCATATAAAAAATGAACAAATTTGTGAAAGTAATGAGGAAATAGATAACAAAATAAAACTAGAAAAAGCAAATGAACTTTACAAAGCAAATAAGTACGAAGAAGCTTTAAATATTTACTTATCCTTTTCAAATATATTTGAAGAAGATGGTAATTATTTATTTACATGTGCTCTACTGTACCAATTATTAAATGAATATGAAAAATCAATAGAATACTGTGACAAACTACGTAATTATAAAAAATACAAATTTTATGCACTTATATTAAAAGGGGAATGTTTGGGTCAACTTGGCAGGAATAGAGAAGCTTTGAAAACATTTGAGAAAGCACTTGAAGTAAAAAATAATGGGGGTATTAATTATTATAATTATCCTTTTGATGAAATAAGTAATAATCTTAGGGACTCAATTGAATATTATCATAAATATATAGAAATCTTACCTGATCTTACTTGTGGACATTCAAATATAGCTATTTGTTATGCTAAACAATTTAAAGAAAAAAAAGACATAAATCATTTTATAAAATCAATTGAACATAAGGACAATAGTTATGAAGTTCTTAGCAATATATTTATGGATTTAGATATTGCTGAAAAAACTGAAGAATTGAAGTTTTACTACAACGAGTTTTTTAGAGTGCACTGTGACAAAATTTTTGACAAAAAGAATTTGAAAAAGGATATTACATATGTGGGATATACTACCTTAGTCAGCCAGGTAGGTTCATTGGACTATCCAACTATGGTAAAAGTATATGCTAATAAAAATCAATATTTAGATCATATGGAAAAAATAAAAGAACACATTTCCTTTGTGCAGTACAAAGACAAATCAATTTATTTTACATCTGATTATGTAAAGGTGAATGTGGCAAGGATGGAAAAAAACACATTGATTGAAATAGTCTTTGGTGAATTTGATATTTTGGAAGTAAACGCATATGTAAAAGATTTGGATAAATTCAAAGAGCTATATGAAAAATACAACCAGTTTAGAATACAGTTAGAATGTGAAGGGCACATATTTGCAATGGATTGCTTAAACAATATATCTTTCAAATAA
- a CDS encoding OB-fold protein encodes MKKLIRCSKLYYANDPKVDSIAIWILCSVGIITTLKDGYYMEILRYSTCTFVMALILWDYLIKGKKAKIEIEEGELLNDYNENEERADKKYCDKYIKLIGTVSHIEFDEYERIFIEMASDDKYCVEASAILANKKCIKYVESIHKGEKMIFYGNFLRDENRLLLDVKYLKLENGGA; translated from the coding sequence ATGAAAAAATTAATTAGATGTTCAAAACTTTATTACGCCAATGACCCAAAAGTAGATTCTATAGCAATTTGGATTTTATGTTCAGTAGGTATAATTACAACACTTAAAGATGGTTACTATATGGAAATATTAAGATACAGTACTTGCACATTTGTAATGGCATTAATATTATGGGATTATCTTATTAAAGGTAAAAAAGCAAAAATTGAAATAGAAGAGGGAGAATTGTTAAACGACTATAATGAAAATGAAGAAAGAGCTGATAAAAAATATTGTGATAAATACATAAAGTTAATAGGGACAGTATCACATATTGAATTTGACGAGTATGAACGCATATTTATAGAAATGGCAAGTGATGACAAATATTGTGTAGAAGCATCAGCAATACTTGCTAATAAAAAATGTATTAAATATGTAGAAAGCATACATAAAGGTGAGAAAATGATTTTTTATGGGAATTTTCTAAGAGATGAAAATAGATTATTATTAGATGTGAAATATTTAAAATTAGAGAATGGGGGAGCTTAA
- a CDS encoding GntR family transcriptional regulator — MEIIISSNTSKPIYEQITSQMKAMIMSGELKTGDPIPSMRSLAKTIHVSVITVQKAYEDLTRDGFIETTVGRGSFVAAQNKDFIQEEKQKQVEEHLMIAADIARTNGIKLEKITELLKIFYEED, encoded by the coding sequence ATGGAAATTATAATCAGCAGTAATACAAGTAAGCCAATCTACGAACAAATAACATCACAAATGAAAGCTATGATTATGAGTGGAGAGTTAAAAACAGGTGACCCAATCCCTTCTATGCGTTCACTTGCTAAAACAATTCATGTTAGTGTAATCACGGTTCAAAAGGCTTATGAAGACTTAACACGAGATGGTTTTATTGAAACCACAGTTGGAAGAGGAAGCTTTGTAGCTGCTCAGAATAAAGATTTCATACAAGAAGAGAAGCAAAAACAAGTTGAAGAACATTTAATGATAGCGGCTGATATTGCCCGCACCAACGGTATTAAATTAGAAAAAATAACAGAACTACTTAAAATATTCTATGAGGAGGATTAA
- a CDS encoding DUF1659 domain-containing protein, with the protein MAVVSTPNASSVKVKFDHGTDLNGDRVVKTKTFSSIKSGASNENIMAVVNTIAALQQHTLSGTNRVDNSSLSE; encoded by the coding sequence ATGGCTGTAGTTTCAACTCCCAATGCTTCTTCTGTCAAAGTTAAATTTGATCATGGAACAGATTTAAACGGAGATAGAGTTGTAAAAACAAAAACTTTTTCAAGCATAAAATCAGGTGCTTCAAACGAAAATATTATGGCTGTGGTAAATACCATAGCTGCATTACAACAACATACTTTGAGTGGCACAAATAGAGTGGATAACTCATCATTATCAGAGTAA
- a CDS encoding ABC-2 transporter permease, whose amino-acid sequence MKGLIRNNFYSVGSALKWNIAFCIVANFAVIIGADKIASNDTILMILILGQIMNFAVLTGTALEKDNTSNWSKYERTLPVKIRDITMARYISFLVFSLIGILLATLTVVLLSVISTKAMNMERVGYGYGFGITYSLLVPAFLYPLVLKFGGDKVNTLLLTSTIITVFLFNGGSVILAPYLINLNNANMIYRIGWIVISAIMFISSYFISISIYKRKEF is encoded by the coding sequence ATGAAAGGTTTAATAAGAAATAATTTTTATTCAGTTGGCAGCGCTTTAAAATGGAATATAGCTTTTTGCATTGTTGCAAATTTTGCAGTCATAATTGGAGCAGATAAAATTGCTAGCAATGATACTATTTTAATGATATTGATACTTGGACAAATAATGAATTTTGCAGTTTTGACTGGAACTGCCCTGGAAAAGGATAACACTTCAAACTGGAGTAAATATGAAAGAACTTTACCAGTAAAAATACGTGATATTACAATGGCAAGATATATTTCCTTCTTAGTTTTTTCTCTTATAGGAATTTTGCTTGCCACACTTACTGTGGTATTATTATCTGTTATTTCAACTAAAGCAATGAACATGGAAAGGGTAGGCTATGGATATGGTTTTGGAATTACATATTCTCTTTTAGTTCCAGCGTTTTTGTATCCATTAGTATTAAAATTCGGAGGAGATAAAGTGAATACACTCCTACTTACTTCCACTATAATTACCGTGTTTTTATTTAATGGTGGAAGTGTGATTTTAGCACCATACTTGATTAATCTAAACAATGCAAATATGATTTATAGAATAGGTTGGATTGTTATTAGTGCGATAATGTTTATATCTTCTTACTTTATTTCTATTTCTATATATAAGCGAAAAGAATTTTAA
- a CDS encoding OB-fold protein has protein sequence MEKRVQCMKINNENNIILYSIILLVYYIVFYKYKDIVILRYIFITIIIVILFLIHRFYYKKNDVSVTSEELLNEYKENIYECDKKYNEKYVKLTGVVSKLEITNKKDLYIFFESNNKFIIIANSVSINNKCLEYIKSISKGDRITIYGDLFRTNNELRIFMWYILQK, from the coding sequence ATGGAAAAACGTGTACAATGTATGAAGATAAATAATGAAAATAACATAATACTGTATTCAATAATATTATTGGTATATTATATAGTATTTTACAAATATAAAGATATTGTGATTTTAAGATATATATTTATTACAATAATTATAGTTATATTATTTTTAATTCATAGATTTTATTATAAAAAAAATGATGTTAGTGTTACATCAGAGGAACTTTTAAATGAATATAAGGAAAATATTTATGAATGTGATAAAAAATATAATGAAAAGTATGTAAAATTAACAGGTGTAGTTTCAAAACTAGAAATTACTAATAAAAAAGATTTGTACATATTTTTTGAATCGAATAACAAATTTATTATTATTGCTAACAGCGTTTCTATAAATAACAAATGCTTAGAATATATAAAAAGTATATCTAAAGGAGATAGAATAACAATATATGGAGATTTATTTAGGACAAATAATGAACTAAGAATTTTTATGTGGTATATTTTGCAAAAGTAA